In the Clostridium beijerinckii genome, one interval contains:
- the rnmV gene encoding ribonuclease M5, which produces MIKEVIVVEGRDDVDAVKKAIDAEIIAVGGFGINAKVIARIQEAQKRKGVIVLTDPDFAGEKIRRIIAKRVKGIKHAYIAKEDGLKNGDIGVENACPEVILKALEMAKITQEEKQSFFTMQDMFYFKLTGDNTSKIRRNMLGKLLGIGYGNAAQMVSRLNNYGITKEEFTNAIKEIEKQLEVGKK; this is translated from the coding sequence TTGATAAAAGAAGTAATAGTCGTTGAGGGTAGAGATGACGTTGACGCTGTAAAGAAAGCTATAGATGCAGAAATAATCGCTGTAGGAGGATTTGGAATAAATGCAAAGGTCATAGCAAGAATACAGGAGGCCCAGAAAAGAAAAGGGGTAATTGTATTAACAGACCCAGATTTTGCAGGGGAAAAAATAAGAAGAATAATAGCAAAAAGAGTTAAAGGAATAAAACATGCATATATTGCAAAAGAAGATGGACTTAAGAACGGAGATATTGGAGTAGAAAATGCATGCCCAGAAGTTATTTTGAAGGCGCTTGAAATGGCAAAGATAACACAAGAAGAAAAACAATCATTTTTTACTATGCAGGATATGTTTTATTTCAAGCTTACAGGAGATAATACTTCAAAGATTAGAAGAAATATGCTTGGTAAGTTATTAGGAATAGGTTATGGAAATGCGGCGCAGATGGTTTCTAGATTAAATAATTATGGAATAACTAAAGAAGAATTTACTAATGCTATAAAAGAAATAGAAAAACAATTGGAAGTAGGTAAGAAATAA
- the rsmA gene encoding 16S rRNA (adenine(1518)-N(6)/adenine(1519)-N(6))-dimethyltransferase RsmA produces MDLKDIKTQELVKKYNFKFSKSLGQNFLVDDSVLDDIVNGAEVNNEDFIIEIGPGVGTLTAQLLMKAKKVTSIELDNDLIPILEQELGEHKNFSLIHKDALKVDFNELIGDEKSVKLVANLPYYVTTPIIVKLLKGGYNFKSLTIMIQKEVAERINAEPNCKEYGALSVLVQYYCNTDIIRKVPPTCFIPRPKVESIVIRLDRLDEPRVKTKDINIMFEIVRAGFNMRRKTLWNAAKTLKVDKEKLEEAFKKSGIDPKRRAETLTLEEFAALSDCIYDIRN; encoded by the coding sequence ATGGATTTAAAAGATATAAAAACTCAGGAACTAGTCAAAAAATATAATTTTAAGTTCTCAAAAAGCCTTGGGCAAAATTTCTTAGTTGATGATTCTGTTCTTGATGATATAGTTAATGGAGCAGAAGTTAACAATGAAGATTTTATTATAGAGATTGGACCAGGTGTAGGTACGCTTACCGCTCAACTTTTGATGAAAGCTAAAAAAGTAACATCTATTGAATTAGATAATGATTTAATTCCGATACTTGAGCAAGAGTTGGGGGAGCACAAGAATTTTAGTTTAATACATAAAGATGCACTTAAAGTGGATTTTAATGAACTTATTGGAGATGAGAAAAGTGTTAAGCTTGTAGCAAATCTTCCATACTATGTTACAACCCCTATAATAGTTAAGCTTCTAAAAGGTGGATATAATTTTAAATCATTAACTATAATGATTCAAAAGGAAGTTGCAGAGAGAATTAATGCTGAACCTAATTGTAAGGAATATGGTGCATTATCGGTTTTAGTTCAGTATTATTGTAATACAGACATAATAAGGAAGGTACCACCAACTTGTTTTATTCCTAGACCAAAGGTTGAATCTATAGTAATAAGACTAGATAGATTAGATGAACCAAGAGTTAAAACTAAGGATATCAATATTATGTTTGAGATTGTAAGAGCAGGTTTCAATATGAGAAGAAAAACTTTATGGAATGCAGCAAAAACATTAAAAGTAGATAAAGAGAAATTAGAAGAAGCATTTAAGAAATCAGGAATTGATCCTAAGAGAAGAGCTGAAACATTAACACTAGAAGAATTTGCGGCCTTATCAGATTGTATATATGATATAAGAAACTAA
- a CDS encoding prolipoprotein diacylglyceryl transferase — protein sequence MRIILFEIFGIQIKSYGLMIAIGIIVAAAIFINKGKKKGYDEDSLLNLVILAVIGGALGGKGLFILTEIKDIIKEPSILLNFGYGFVIYGAIGGGALAMYLYSRKKSWNIVEMLDMTVPGLAIAQGFGRIGCFLAGCCYGAETELPIGVTFPKGSLAPAGIHVHPTQIYSSIFDFLLGFILLYYSKKEKQTGKIVGLYLIVYSIGRFLVEFLRDDPRGSVGILSTSQFIAIFTLVIGIVVFNNHRIFKGAKKNSEK from the coding sequence ATGAGGATAATATTATTTGAGATATTTGGGATACAAATAAAGAGTTATGGATTAATGATTGCAATTGGAATAATAGTTGCAGCTGCTATATTTATAAATAAAGGAAAGAAAAAAGGCTATGATGAGGATTCTTTATTAAATTTAGTGATTTTAGCTGTAATAGGTGGAGCGCTTGGTGGAAAGGGATTATTTATATTAACTGAGATTAAAGATATTATTAAAGAGCCAAGCATATTGCTGAACTTTGGATATGGATTTGTTATATATGGTGCCATAGGTGGAGGAGCCTTGGCTATGTACTTATATTCTAGGAAAAAGTCTTGGAACATTGTTGAAATGTTGGATATGACGGTTCCAGGTCTTGCAATAGCCCAAGGTTTTGGTAGAATTGGATGTTTTCTGGCTGGATGTTGTTATGGAGCAGAAACCGAATTACCAATAGGTGTTACATTTCCAAAAGGATCTTTAGCACCAGCAGGAATACACGTGCATCCAACGCAAATTTATTCATCAATATTTGACTTTTTGCTAGGATTTATACTTTTGTACTATAGTAAGAAAGAAAAACAAACAGGAAAGATAGTGGGACTATATTTAATAGTATATAGTATAGGTAGATTTTTAGTAGAATTTTTAAGAGATGATCCAAGAGGGAGTGTCGGGATTCTATCAACATCACAATTTATCGCAATATTTACTTTGGTGATTGGTATTGTTGTATTTAATAACCATAGGATTTTCAAAGGAGCGAAGAAGAATAGTGAGAAATAG
- a CDS encoding Mrp/NBP35 family ATP-binding protein — MSCESCKSKDTCQSKGTGCSEESLKLTSRYGNIKNVIGIISGKGGVGKSTVTGMMASMLSKKGYKVGVLDADITGPSMPRFFGVNNKRAKIIPLENDMVKFEPVETESGIKIISMNLLTAVEDEPVIWRGPVITGVLKQMFVETNWEELDYLLIDMPPGTGDIALTVMQEFPIDEIVIVSTPQDMVSMIVKKVVIMAQKIGVKIKGVVENMAYINCPDCDKKIRVFSRKSSEENAEYLGIPLIGELPINIELTEALEQGKAEEYVKENPLYSLIFEGLY; from the coding sequence ATGAGTTGTGAAAGTTGTAAAAGTAAAGACACATGTCAATCTAAAGGAACAGGATGTAGTGAAGAAAGTTTAAAGTTAACATCCAGATATGGAAATATTAAAAATGTTATAGGTATTATAAGTGGAAAAGGTGGAGTTGGTAAATCAACTGTAACTGGAATGATGGCAAGTATGTTATCTAAGAAGGGATATAAAGTAGGAGTGTTGGATGCAGATATTACAGGTCCATCTATGCCTAGATTTTTTGGGGTTAACAATAAAAGAGCTAAAATAATTCCATTAGAAAATGATATGGTAAAATTTGAGCCAGTGGAAACAGAAAGCGGGATAAAAATAATTTCCATGAATCTTTTAACAGCGGTAGAAGATGAACCTGTAATCTGGAGAGGACCTGTAATTACAGGGGTGTTAAAGCAGATGTTTGTAGAAACTAATTGGGAAGAGCTTGACTATTTACTTATAGATATGCCACCAGGTACAGGAGATATTGCTTTAACTGTAATGCAGGAATTCCCTATTGATGAAATTGTAATAGTTTCTACACCACAAGATATGGTGTCCATGATAGTCAAGAAAGTTGTTATTATGGCCCAAAAGATAGGGGTGAAGATTAAGGGCGTAGTAGAGAACATGGCATATATAAACTGTCCAGATTGTGATAAAAAGATACGAGTATTTAGCAGAAAGTCATCAGAAGAAAATGCGGAGTATCTTGGAATTCCTTTAATAGGAGAGTTACCAATTAATATTGAACTTACAGAAGCATTGGAGCAAGGAAAAGCAGAGGAATACGTTAAGGAGAATCCGCTATATTCACTAATATTTGAAGGATTGTATTAA
- a CDS encoding ferredoxin, which translates to MKPKVDKDTCIACGLCPSICPECFDMQDDGKAGAIVDEVPEGCVDEAKEAEESCPVNAIEIEE; encoded by the coding sequence ATGAAACCAAAAGTAGATAAAGATACTTGTATAGCTTGCGGATTATGTCCATCTATATGTCCAGAGTGCTTTGACATGCAAGATGATGGAAAAGCAGGAGCTATAGTTGATGAAGTTCCAGAAGGTTGTGTAGATGAGGCAAAAGAAGCAGAAGAAAGCTGTCCAGTAAATGCAATTGAAATAGAAGAATAA
- the thiT gene encoding energy-coupled thiamine transporter ThiT: MSIFNDWIEQFSKLFQNFSQNVQDILASPMSIITLLGCILLLIALAKAKKIKFTPELIARIGIALALATILKMLRLYHFPQGGSITLGSMIPVLLIAFIYGPEVGCLTGFLYGVITLILDPYILHPVQVLFDYPLPFTALGLAGFFKQRRLVGVSIAILVRFLCHLISGIVFFGSFAPEGMSPVVYSLLVNGPMIGIEGIICLVILSVLPIERIFHASSVNTISN; encoded by the coding sequence ATGTCAATTTTTAATGATTGGATCGAACAATTTTCTAAACTTTTCCAGAATTTCTCCCAAAACGTTCAAGATATTCTTGCAAGTCCAATGTCAATTATAACTTTATTAGGATGTATTTTACTACTTATAGCATTAGCTAAGGCAAAAAAGATAAAATTCACGCCAGAACTAATTGCTAGAATTGGTATAGCATTAGCGTTAGCCACCATATTAAAAATGCTAAGATTATATCATTTTCCTCAAGGTGGTAGCATAACTTTAGGCAGCATGATACCAGTATTGCTTATAGCATTCATATACGGTCCTGAAGTTGGATGTTTAACAGGATTTCTTTATGGTGTAATAACCCTAATACTGGATCCATATATACTACATCCGGTTCAAGTTTTATTTGATTATCCATTGCCCTTTACAGCATTAGGTCTTGCCGGATTCTTCAAACAAAGAAGATTAGTTGGAGTGAGTATTGCAATACTGGTCAGATTTTTATGTCATCTTATTTCTGGTATAGTTTTCTTCGGGTCATTTGCCCCAGAAGGGATGTCTCCAGTAGTTTATTCTTTACTTGTTAATGGTCCGATGATTGGAATAGAAGGAATCATATGCTTAGTAATTTTATCCGTTCTTCCTATAGAAAGAATTTTTCATGCATCATCAGTAAATACTATTTCAAACTAA
- a CDS encoding DegV family protein → MDKIALITDSASDLNTNFVIENNIKIVPFKIIFSDKEYIDGIDITPKALYEYLPKEIPKTSLPGVDDFTFALEQVKNEGYTHAIIITISSGLSGAYNSARLASENVPEVKTFVFDSMTLTMSEGAMVIETLNLIKQEKSFDEIVITLPSFRDKIDVFFTIDTLEYLIKGGRVGKVAGTIAGVLNLKPIITVGDDGIYHTVCKIRGIKQCISKLTNILTNYLENHKCKVWVLDGNAPEKSKMLYDSIKDIPNLIECTLGGSIGPALGVHTGPGLVGFIVERLD, encoded by the coding sequence ATGGATAAAATAGCATTAATAACTGATAGTGCTTCTGATTTGAATACAAATTTCGTAATAGAAAATAATATTAAAATAGTCCCGTTTAAAATTATATTCTCTGATAAAGAGTATATTGATGGAATAGATATAACGCCAAAGGCCCTATATGAATATTTACCTAAGGAGATACCCAAAACTTCCTTACCTGGTGTTGATGATTTTACATTTGCTTTAGAGCAAGTAAAAAACGAAGGATATACACATGCAATTATTATAACAATATCAAGTGGCCTTTCTGGCGCTTATAACTCTGCAAGACTTGCATCTGAAAATGTCCCTGAAGTGAAAACTTTTGTATTTGATTCTATGACTTTAACCATGTCAGAAGGAGCTATGGTCATTGAAACTCTAAACCTAATAAAGCAAGAAAAATCCTTTGATGAAATAGTGATAACTTTACCTTCATTTAGAGATAAGATTGATGTGTTTTTTACAATAGATACATTAGAATACTTAATAAAGGGAGGACGAGTTGGTAAAGTTGCCGGAACTATAGCGGGCGTGCTCAATCTAAAGCCTATTATTACTGTTGGCGATGACGGCATATACCATACGGTTTGTAAGATAAGAGGCATAAAACAGTGTATATCTAAATTAACAAATATATTAACAAATTATCTAGAAAATCATAAATGTAAAGTTTGGGTTTTAGACGGGAATGCACCTGAAAAATCTAAAATGCTTTATGATTCTATAAAAGATATTCCTAATCTAATTGAATGTACTTTAGGAGGATCAATAGGCCCTGCTCTTGGCGTTCATACCGGACCTGGCCTTGTTGGATTTATAGTTGAAAGATTAGATTAA